From the Vanacampus margaritifer isolate UIUO_Vmar chromosome 14, RoL_Vmar_1.0, whole genome shotgun sequence genome, the window TTCCGCACAGCGCCGCGTCGCAGTAAccactctcggcggccaaaacccggaaagagatggagaattccgccacggaggagccggcttgctggaggtccagtaagcggctgcctgcttctttccctcttactgggtggtcgaagacattacggaattcagtcaggaaggcaggaactgaggctcggagctccgggttggttttgctggccgccatcgcccataatgctgcctggccggacagcaagctcataataaaagcaactctggagccgtcgtccgggaaggtgtacggctgttggtcgaggaccaggctacactgatgaaggaactggtcacacccaccaatctcgccagcgtagcgggggggatgcggaatattgggttcccggaagacaagattgcctgctgattgggaagtggggaaaacaggagacgctctggcaggtcgtgagtcttccgcggccgtggattccggtctccgctccatctttaaggtgagcgatccaatctgtgcagttagtgccgacatcacctcctttagatcctggaagtattgctcgtgccggccgagcaagtgtccatggctggccaggacctggcgcgggctgttgggatctgcggggtccatagttggtcgggtgattctgtcacggcttgagaagggcggacccagatgcagtgaggaaggcgagccacggcagggatgcggataacttggatttaatgtggcgataaacgcaaacacaaaatcacgcacacaggcggacaaaaataaacacaaactcacgcacacaggcggatagcaaacaaactcaaaatcacgcacacaggcggacgaaaacaaacacaaactcacgcgcacaggcggatcacaaacaaaactcaaaagcacgcacagtggcggcaaaaagggtaaatcatgggcagcaggagaaaacttgtaagacgagtacagtcaggtcaagagagcggcgtctcggggtaatcacccgacactccttgctgtgtccatcaggcttttattgaggtctgattgcatgatgggcagcaggtgtgtatggtgggtggagcccaccagctgacccaaatcatgacaaatTTGACATAGGATGACACACACCTGCCGATAAATTGAAGGCGTGGTGTTTATTAGGGCTGAAGTGTTTATTATTTGTACAAATGTTTCTAATGATATTCAATCATGTAAATAATTTACACAATTTACACTTTTCTCTTGAAACTTCAGTTGTACAGGTCTCGTCAGCTCTCGTGGTAAAAACATCTGCAGTGATGCACATAATGGTGGTATAAGCCATGAAAGCAGGTGCGGTTAGGGTCACATGTAAGTGAGGTTACAACACACCTGGCGATTAATTGGAGGTGTGGTGTCTATTACAGTATCCACTACTGCAGAGAGTATCAGGTGTTTATTAGGTGTTTCTAATTGTATGGTTTTGTTATAATCATATTAAATTATGCAAAGAATACATGGGGATAAAAGTAATGGTGGTATTAGGTCATGTCAGCCACATATGGAAGTGTTTATTTGGGGTGCGGTGTTTATTAATGCAAGAACCAAGCACACGGCGGTTCATTGTGTGGCACAGTGATTATTATTACAacgttttttccccacaataaTTTGGGTGCGCTGtatgccttttaaaaaatatatatattttttcagttttgcaaAACTATTGAGGCCGCTAGGCAGCACAATATTATGATTGCGATAAACTTTGTGTTTGTCTTGCAGAACGTTTCTTTGATTGTTGCTCTTTTGTTTCATACTgcttgaaaaatataataaaaaaaacaacgataacaattcaattcagtgatttgtgtttttgagagaaataacaaaaaagaaaacttgactATTTCTTAACCCCTAATTGACAATCACTctcacaaaacacacattttctccATGAATTATAAGGAGttgatttattaattcattcactgccattgacggctatagacgtcaaaaattcattttaactatttctattagtttaacattttcccacttttgttaacaagagtatgaaaacctagaatttttgtattgtattagaacagatataaaatttgtgattaatcgagagttaactagtgaagtcatgcgattaattacaaaaaaaagattattaaaaattgggaaaaaaattattacaattattttattttaattttttttaaagaaaaaaatattaaaaattaggggtgtccggtgatttcatttttttatcgtgattaatcgcatgacttcactcacgattaatcacaaattttatatctgttctaaatgtacccaaaaaaatcctaggttttcatactcttgttaacaaaagtggaaaaaaatgttaaactaatagaaatagttcaaatgaatttatgacgtctatagtcgtcaatggcagtgaatgagttaagttgtgTACTGTATTAGTGAGTGCTTGCAGAAGTTCAAATATTTTGCAATGGCATTGCTGCCatagcaacagcagcagctttCTGTCCTTGACTTTTATCAGCACTTCCTTGTACTGTGTTGTATGATTGTCTCATTGCGACTCTGCAACGAAAGTGTCACTGCTACTCTAAATTGTCTGTTGTGAGTTTGATTGTTTATCTATGTACCAGTCCAGGACGACACCCTGCCTTTTGCCCCAAGTCCActtggataggctccagctccttGCGATCTAAAAATGATAAGAACTATACAAAATGAATGGACGAACGCAACTCCAAATTGTAgttgtattatttttgcattattgtttTAATGACTTCACCTCCATTCCCGTTCCCATTGTTTCCAGGAAAATAAAGCTGATGTAAAGGCCATCATGGCTCGTTTTCAAGCCAACGGCGCTGATGAGAGCTCCTCGCCGTCGACAAAACACAAAGCGTCCCTCAATGTCACCCTCTCATCTGGTCCCGCCATACCATCCAAGAAACCAGTCCTGGAGAGTCTCTCGGGCGGCACTTTAAATCTACCGCCCAAACCTTCCTCCTACCTTAAAAACGCAACTAAAAATGACAGCGATGTGCTTGGGCTAAACAAAACGAAAGCTCTAGTGAGCAGATTTAGCAACACCCTGGATGAGACTACTAACACAAAACCTTTATTTGACAGAGGACAGAAACCTCTGAAGCCACCGGAAGCTAAATCCCCTGAAGTAAAAAGTCCTGTACTCAAGCCCACCCTCAAGCCTCCTTTCAGCTCAACCCTTTCACCCCCCAAACCTCCTGGTCCTAAACCGCCTCCAGCAGGATCCAAACCAAGCTGGGTTAAAGAAGAGAGCAGCGCAGGCTTACCTATTGACCCCACACCGCCAAAAGTGCCCCCTTTGCACCGAAAACCCAACAGCAGCATTGTCAAGTTACGGCAACAAAGTGACACAGACAAACTGTCACCTCTGTCAAACTTCATGGCAGCCCAAGAGACTTtcaacaaggaaaaaaacaagcccGAGTCGGACCTGAGTGTGGAGGTGGACACCAAACCGCCTCTAAGCACCAATCCCGTCGCCCCTCCTCCAAAACTCCCAGCCAGTAAAAAGCCCAGCTTGAGAATTGGGCCCAATGCTTCTATTCAGAGCATCAACACTAACGGTGATTTTGCTTCGGACCCGAAACGCAACCCACTCCTAAACACGCTCACTTTGGGTCCTGCTCCTGCTAAACCGAAACGACCCCCCAATGTAGACCTGGATGACTTCAGAGAAGCTGCTGGGATTTCTAATGGTAAGTTGGAGTATTTGTAAGTGCAAGTTGGCCTATTTGTGTggattttaacacattttcaaacaatttgctccgtattatttatttggttgttactaacataactatgatattcatttttcaaaaataatttccaattaaatacattttgtagaaactttatttgtatttggaCTAACGCctggtaagcctccgtagcgttcctaaacggacgatcaaaactcttgtaaaTGACGAGAGTGCGGCGTCTCGCGatgcatgttgtttctttaggaacgctaagAGGCTTAACTTGGCGGCGTAcgttgatagatattataacatttttaattcttcatttcatatattaaccattgttacacattattaacattttaattctttatattaaccttgtcgaaatgttttgtgtcctgtgcagagcagatggtgttgatttcggtataatctgaccttaagctgggacatactatttagtctaaaaaagttccttctcagcgctttgtgcgaaaacacatttggtccttgagaacagaatctgttttgaacacgcacccctgactctgttttcgccatcgctcatggaaaagtacccagagagtatgttttgtctacaaatgaaagagaggaggtcttttaactataagaagccattgtacaagCGGAAGAGGCAcaattcgacgctctgaatcccacctgtttaagtgatgaattagaggctgtatgagtgtccagagatctctgttagataaaatttttgcaaaggtgttttttcttacattaaatctgtcttcaaattttggaacacgcaaagaggacaaattattttattcctctttcaacgtccaaataaagtttgtacaaaatgtattcaactggaaatgatttttgaaaaattaatctcatagttatgtttggaacaaccaaataaataatacagagaaaaccttttttttaaggtttaatTTGCtgtattggtaaaaaaaaaaaataacccaaccaatcttaaaaggggaagtcaagtcaaaaaaaatattattatcattatcattttgtatttttcctgcTTGGTAAATGTTTTCCTAATTGTCTATGGGGCAGTTGGCTCATCTTGACTCTAATTCTGGTTTTACTGCCAACGCAAGTCATAAATGGTGTAGGAAATTTGTAACCTGAGTGAGTGACTTAACAGCCGTTCAAAGTTTTGCATTCAAGTTACATATTCATGTTTGCTGTCCAGTTTCTCTTTAGGCTGCGCCCCCTAGGCTAAGTTTGTTTTGTCGTATGGGGAAGTTGTGTAGAAGGAAGCAGGGAGAGTTTCGAGCGAAAGCTACAGTATGCTGTTCATAGACAGATGAGATAAGACCTGATGCATTCACTCACACCTTCGTCAgctcttttttcccccgccatgtgttaaaggggaagtcaaccttaaacatttggTGATAATaaaacctcactagtctaaacatgacattctgattaatattacatttgttgaataagagttatgaagcaaaatccagccatttttatccatttcaggggggcggccatttttgctACTTGTCGTCttaagatgacgtcacagttgctcagggctcaggcaaccaccaatcacagctcacctgttttctgaagcggagctgtgattggttgttacctatgacctgagcaactgtgatgtccttttataactcaaggtgtcagtctgtggaacaatctggattgtaaaacaaaatcttttcagtctatttgcatttttttttaaagcataaaagcacaattactgcggaaaatatatataacacaaGGACACAtagttgaattattttgaattatctTGTTGTAACACTGAAAACGTTTTGATCGCTCGTCAttaaatttgtgttgttgtttttgtgcatttttgttttttttagttgatcagTACAGAAGCGTATATTAAAaaaacctcctgtttttctgactaatttttggggttgcggggtgtttttttttgagcatttttttctgtttttcaaaaaaatattcagcaaaacagaaagaaaaatattattccgaaaaacaggaggaaaaattactcagaaaacagggggaaaaaatatttttaaaaaaaactgattaaaaaagtattaaaaaaaacagaaaaaaaaatattccgaaaagtagagctggtgttctgtttttcggagtattattattattttttacctctgaagtccaagtgacttgttgcagactcgcaaATAGCaaaagcggacactttcccgcatacctccatatgcaataaaatggtcatgtttacttactggctctcaataaaggaataaatgtgtatactgtattgtggtttgttctcttaTCTCAGagggaaaacctttttttttttatattcagaatccagaatttttttttttttttagaaaaacagagaaataattattttataaaacaggaaaaatttactctgaaaaactgaaaaaaaatattcagaatacagatttattttattttattagaaaaacagaggaataattattttataaaacagggaaaaattactctgaaaaactgaaaaaaaatattcagaatacagatttttttttattttattagaaaaacagagaaataattattttataaaacagggaaaaattactctgaaaaacggagaaaaaaaatattcagaaaaaaagagggaaatctttttttttaaactgaaaaaaaattactcaaaaaaacagggggaaaaatattcaataaaacagaaaaaaaatactcaaaaaacaaagctccccccaaaaattagtcagaaaaacaggactttttttttcaagtgaatgcaatacactctgtcccctttcattctttggctttactttgaatttgaatattgctttttattgtcttttttcttttaaaaatgaatgaaataaaatttattgaatttaatttttttcaaaagtggcaaaatggccgcattctgatatttataaaaactgctggatttaccagcttaactcattttccactaacacaatattgaccagaataccgtatttagactagcagggctgcatagaacatattattgtcaaaatttTTGGTTCACTTCCCTTTTAAAACCACAGTTTAACTATAACTCATGTTCATTTTAGTCAGAGATAAGTAAGATGACTCCCAACATTAATGCAGAATGTGGAAGAAAATGTTCTTTAAGGCATGACATGCACAAAAATGTTCATATGTCCAAAACCAGCCACAAGATGGATAATTAGTTCAAAGATCCATATCACAATGTACCGTGATCCCCGAAAAGGAACTTTGTCAAATACTCATCTATGGAGTGTTAGTTGTCTATTCATGAATCAACATACTTGCTTTTGTTACAGGAAATAATACCTTCAACAAAAAATTGCCCCCAACTCCCTCAGCCTCTGGTAACCTCGGAAGCCACAACAACCGGCCTCAGCCGCCTCAAAGTGCACTTCCAAGTCTGCCTCCGCGACCTTTGGGAACCATGTaatgcgcgcacgcacacgcacacgcacacacacttcttGCGAACAAACTGAAACGTGTACCTTGCAGTGTGCACCGGGAAGAATCTTATGACGATGTCGATGCCATGATGATCAACTCTCCCGTTCCTCCTCCTCTACCGCCATCCGCAGGTCCGGTCAACACTGGATAGCATCAAAAGTGTCAACACGTGTTGTCAAGCTGACATATtccttttttggtgtgtgtgtgtgtgtgtgtgtgtgtgtgtgtgctcattttAGGTCACCCAAGCATGAGGCCCAGGGTGACAAATGCTTTATTCCTACTTTCACTTTGATGCTAATTCAACATGTGTTCACTGCATTGAAGTCAAACACAGACTTAATACAAGATTTGGTTGTTGTCCACACTGCCCAGGAAGAACCCGACAGCGACAGTGGCGATATGTACGAGCCTCTTGATGACGCGTGGTAAGCGAACGTTTTAGATGTGGtcgattttgtatttatttctgccTGTCACGCACGCTCTCGTGCCCACACGCCAAAAGGGACGaacaagagaagaagaaagagaaagaggagAAACGACAACTTGAGGCCGAGAAAAAGGAGCAGAAGGGGCGAGAGAAGAAAGAACAAGACGCTAGAAAGAAATTCAAGGTGAAATACAACTTTTTGACACTTTTGCAGACACCTTTAACTCCATTGCTGGTGTAATATTGCATGTCAGCTTGCGGGTCCCGTGGCAGTGATCCAACAAGGCAAAGCTCGCGTGGACTGCAAAGGCAGCAAGACCGAACTAGCGCTGAAGCGAGGCGACTGTCTGGACATCATTCGAGTCCAAGGCAACCCAGAGGGGAAATGGTTGGGACGAAAACAGGATGGCGCCAGTAAGTTGATTTGGTCACATACGAGAACGCTGTATTACTACTAGATACAACACAATAATGCTCTCTATTCTTGTAAGATTGCAATATTATTCTTGTCAAATTTGTAGTTGATGAAAACTATTCAGGTAGATTAAAacttattttataaattaaagattttatatatatatatatatatatatatatatatatatattaggggtgtgaattgcctggtacctggcgattcgatttgtatcacgattcataggtcacgattcgattcgataccgattaatcccgatgcgaatctataaattgattattgcgatttttttaaactcaaatttagaaaatactaatcagtaaatgtgtacatgtacactgtaagatttgtatgaaaatgtatttaggcttataactgagccactgcatttaacaagcAGGTtggaatctgtttcatgtttgaacggcactgaaataaaatatttatttaaaatataaggtttaatgttccattaatataacattcttccatgcttaatgtgtgaatcctaaccctaagtaagacgttttgttgagtattcccataaaaaaatgatgtttaaaaatcgattcggccgcatatcgaatcgattcgagaattacgcgctgtaatattgcaatatattgccgaatggattttttctaacacccctaatatatatatatatatatatatatatatatacattttcataaaaattcaacaaatttagaaaaaaacaacaactttatcaACCCCaaattttatcatttaaaaaaatacaaataaattccaactctgatacaatattgtaaaatttgCTTGATCCTTTGTCAGTTGGCTATGTGAAGACAACATCAGTGGAGATTGACTTCAACACTTTGAAGACTCATCAAGTTGCTCAGCAGGGCTCCAGGTGTGACGTCTACGATGACGTGGACGTGGCCTCATCGGACGGCAGGTGGCAAGCAACTTTCAAACTATTCCTATCTATcccattctattttattttgggaCTTGTTtccaaggggaagtcaagtcaggaatttaaatatttaatattttaatattgcaattgtggaatatgaattaagcagcaaaatccatccattttatccatcttaggggccATCCATGTTGTCACTTGCCATCAACATAAGTTGATATCTCAGTGCCTATAAGGTgtcagataacgaccaatcgcagtttatctgttttctgggtttggtcatgtgacgttcacaagctgagccctaggcaactgtgatgtcatttataGTTGGCAGCACTTATTCTTTAATTCTATATAAAGTCAAAAGTGTTCTgttagattttttgttttatttttataattttactttgtaggggttacttattttttttaaaaagtaatgaaTTAATCCTTTTAATTGGTTGCATGGTTACCTTTCATCaatcaacacaaaaatgttgtctaatattaaaaataagtaaataatgcaaataaataacttGATTTAAAGAAGATATGTAAttttattgttaacaaaatatcacttaattttattaaattaattttacacaatttgctgaaataaatcattcaaaaatattaCTTAATGGTTGTGTCGTCAACTATTAAAATATAATTGGTGGTATGATAATAAATGCTAATATAGATCAACAGTTTAATTTTGGCTAAAAATTTGTCATTAGAATGTATCAAAGCAGAATGCTACACgtgatcagattttttttctttagacttggtgaagcagcacgTGGCTCACTGAGCCAAgttatttcttttttggggggggggggggggggcttttagCCTTTAATTGATTGCCTTTAAGAACTCATCATTTAACTATTTTAAGTGGGTTCATCAAGTATTTTggggtaaaaataaattaataataataattagatatgatcattatttatttgaatacaaatggtaaataacttttaacttttacctcttaacttttttgtgtgtgtgtgtgtgtgtgtgtgttgcaaaactaattgtttaattaattaactaatttgtttTCTCTCCATAGTGGAATCAGTGGACAAGGAGGTAACATGCCTCCACATtttacattgaattgaattgtaatCTATTCAACTCATTAGAATAGCCcacaattgttttattgttaataATGAGACCAATCTCGTTGATTGGATTTGTTTCTTTCCCGCAGTGTTTTTACCGCCTCCCCCAGAAGAGGATGAGGAACTAtataatgatgtcattgatccgGACTTGGATGTGAGGTAGGTGATGCCAAAAAAATTACACTATAAAAAGTGAAAtggctaaaaatatatttggctGTTTAGCCGCCTCCAGCCCGGGTTTTCTGTAACAAAGTCGCTGGGCCTCCTGAAGATTTTTGAGCGAAACAGACGTCCACTCGGCACTAAAGTGTAAAAATACACTCAGTAGTAAGACCGCTTCTCACATGTTAATCCATCGATCTTCAACATAATCTCTCAGGCcgccaaggcccacagaaaaagGAGATGATTCCTTCTTGCGTTGATTTGTCACCTTCTCTTCACAAActcttgatgatgtcattaatATTGCATGAGACTTTATGTCTATATTGTTTGTGCGCAATCAACTAAATGTGTCCGCCGTCACTAATCTGGTAATTACGTTTGTGTTGCTGCATGACGCTGCCCATCCTGAAATTGAGGCATCGGCTGACAAACGCACCAACCCAAATGTTGTGATGATTTTCCAACATGTGCATGCTCAACCATATTTTACAATATGTCATGTATTCTCATTTGTTGTGATGTGCCAGACTGCCACCACCCAGCCAGTTTACAGCTGAGGACAATGCAGGTAGTTCAAAACAATTCATCCTAAAAGAAAGACAATAT encodes:
- the fyb1b gene encoding FYN-binding protein 1 isoform X1 gives rise to the protein MENKADVKAIMARFQANGADESSSPSTKHKASLNVTLSSGPAIPSKKPVLESLSGGTLNLPPKPSSYLKNATKNDSDVLGLNKTKALVSRFSNTLDETTNTKPLFDRGQKPLKPPEAKSPEVKSPVLKPTLKPPFSSTLSPPKPPGPKPPPAGSKPSWVKEESSAGLPIDPTPPKVPPLHRKPNSSIVKLRQQSDTDKLSPLSNFMAAQETFNKEKNKPESDLSVEVDTKPPLSTNPVAPPPKLPASKKPSLRIGPNASIQSINTNGDFASDPKRNPLLNTLTLGPAPAKPKRPPNVDLDDFREAAGISNGNNTFNKKLPPTPSASGNLGSHNNRPQPPQSALPSLPPRPLGTIVHREESYDDVDAMMINSPVPPPLPPSAGHPSMRPREEPDSDSGDMYEPLDDAWDEQEKKKEKEEKRQLEAEKKEQKGREKKEQDARKKFKLAGPVAVIQQGKARVDCKGSKTELALKRGDCLDIIRVQGNPEGKWLGRKQDGAIGYVKTTSVEIDFNTLKTHQVAQQGSRCDVYDDVDVASSDGSGISGQGVFLPPPPEEDEELYNDVIDPDLDVSRLQPGFSVTKSLGLLKIFERNRRPLGTKVLPPPSQFTAEDNAALFEADDELYYDVDTQSQPPPPPISSIPSLSVRGKAEEMDPKKMKKFEKEEKDFRKKFKYDGEIQVLYQVTIRPAVVNKKWGGKELAVKAGEKLDVIVKPVDNKMICRNEEGKFGYVSTCHICMDDGDIYDDIGDDCIYDNE
- the fyb1b gene encoding FYN-binding protein 1 isoform X2, with protein sequence MENKADVKAIMARFQANGADESSSPSTKHKASLNVTLSSGPAIPSKKPVLESLSGGTLNLPPKPSSYLKNATKNDSDVLGLNKTKALVSRFSNTLDETTNTKPLFDRGQKPLKPPEAKSPEVKSPVLKPTLKPPFSSTLSPPKPPGPKPPPAGSKPSWVKEESSAGLPIDPTPPKVPPLHRKPNSSIVKLRQQSDTDKLSPLSNFMAAQETFNKEKNKPESDLSVEVDTKPPLSTNPVAPPPKLPASKKPSLRIGPNASIQSINTNGDFASDPKRNPLLNTLTLGPAPAKPKRPPNVDLDDFREAAGISNGNNTFNKKLPPTPSASGNLGSHNNRPQPPQSALPSLPPRPLGTIVHREESYDDVDAMMINSPVPPPLPPSAGHPSMRPREEPDSDSGDMYEPLDDAWDEQEKKKEKEEKRQLEAEKKEQKGREKKEQDARKKFKLAGPVAVIQQGKARVDCKGSKTELALKRGDCLDIIRVQGNPEGKWLGRKQDGAIGYVKTTSVEIDFNTLKTHQVAQQGSRCDVYDDVDVASSDGSGISGQGVFLPPPPEEDEELYNDVIDPDLDVRLPPPSQFTAEDNADFFSPTVSWTAYSSSAVSFPQHSEPECQGQGRRDGPKEDEKV